The proteins below come from a single Ailuropoda melanoleuca isolate Jingjing chromosome 1, ASM200744v2, whole genome shotgun sequence genomic window:
- the LXN gene encoding latexin, with translation MEIPPTHFPASRAASVAENCINYQQGTPHKVFLVQTIKQASMEDIPGRGHKYCLKFSVEEIIQKQVTLNCTAEVLYPLTGQDTAPEVNFTFEGEIGKNPDKEDNTFYQRLKSMKEPLEAQNIPDSFGNVSPEMKPVRHLAWVACGYIIWQNSTENTWYKMVKIQTVKQVQRNDDFIELDYTVLLHDIASQEIIPWQMQVLWHPQYGTKVKHNSRLPKEAQLE, from the exons ATGGAAATCCCCCCGacccacttcccagcctccagggcagCCTCGGTGGCGGAGAACTGCATCAACTACCAGCAGGGGACCCCCCACAAGGTGTTTCTGGTGCAGACTATCAAACAAGCCAGCATGGAG GATATTCCGGGAAGAGGACACAAGTATTGCCTTAAATTTTCTGTGGAAGAAATTATCCAAAAA CAAGTTACACTGAACTGTACTGCTGAAGTACTTTACCCTCTAACGGGACAAGATACTGCACCAGAAGTCAACTTCACATTTGAAGGAGAAATTGGAAAGAACCCAGATAAAGAAGATAACACATTTTATCAAAGACTCAAGTCCATGAAGGAACCACTTGAAGCACAAAATATTCCAG ACAGCTTTGGAAATGTATCTCCAGAAATGAAGCCAGTTCGACACTTAGCCTGGGTTGCCTGTGGTTATATAATATGGCAGAATTCTACCGAAAACACATggtataaaatggtaaaaattcaAACTGTCAAGCAAGTG cAAAGAAATGATGACTTCATTGAGTTAGACTACACCGTTCTACTTCATGACATTGCATCTCAG GAGATTATTCCTTGGCAAATGCAAGTTCTCTGGCATCCGCAGTATGGTACTAAAGTCAAACATAACAGCCGTCTGCCGAAGGAAGCACAGCTGGAATAA